From the genome of Haloterrigena sp. KLK7, one region includes:
- the ptsH1 gene encoding phosphocarrier protein HPr, translating into MERTVTVVPEDGLHARPAAKFVETATEFDADVRVAPTDGDAVDAASMLAVTSLGVASGEDVRLIAEGDDAEAALDDLEELLSTPETESEAEPET; encoded by the coding sequence ATGGAGCGCACCGTCACCGTGGTCCCCGAGGACGGGCTCCACGCGCGACCGGCCGCGAAGTTCGTCGAAACGGCGACCGAGTTCGACGCCGACGTGCGGGTCGCCCCGACCGACGGGGACGCGGTCGACGCGGCGAGCATGCTGGCCGTGACCAGCCTCGGCGTCGCCAGCGGCGAGGACGTCCGGCTGATCGCCGAGGGCGACGACGCCGAGGCGGCGCTCGACGACCTCGAGGAACTGCTCTCGACGCCCGAGACCGAGTCCGAAGCCGAACCGGAGACCTGA
- the pfkB gene encoding 1-phosphofructokinase produces the protein MIASVTLNPAVDYTVELSEPLTDGAVARSDEHRYDAGGKGINVSKYLSELGIETVATGVAGGFLGRFLLERLSATAIEADFVEIDGETRLNTTLLGPDGEYKINQNGPRIASPAIEEIVDTLREHDPETVVIAGSLPPGTGPETIDRVAAAGPWETVVDVGGATLADLEAEYALCKPNHEELAAATGWRVDDVQSAIAAAEELQTAGFDRVVASLGADGAIMATPDRTLHAPAADVEVVDTVGAGDALLSGVLAARARQESDAVALRSGVAVASRVVSVSGTRAPPFTGFRDERESISVSAY, from the coding sequence ATGATCGCTAGCGTGACGCTCAACCCCGCGGTCGACTACACGGTCGAACTCTCCGAACCGCTGACCGACGGGGCCGTCGCCCGCTCCGACGAGCACCGCTACGACGCGGGCGGGAAGGGGATCAACGTCTCGAAGTACCTGAGCGAACTCGGCATCGAGACCGTCGCGACCGGCGTCGCCGGCGGCTTCCTCGGTCGCTTCCTCCTCGAGCGACTCTCCGCGACGGCGATCGAGGCCGACTTCGTCGAGATCGACGGCGAGACGCGGCTCAACACCACGCTCCTCGGCCCCGACGGCGAGTACAAGATCAACCAGAACGGTCCCCGGATCGCCTCGCCGGCGATCGAGGAGATCGTCGACACGCTCCGGGAACACGACCCCGAGACGGTCGTGATCGCCGGCAGCCTGCCGCCGGGGACCGGTCCCGAGACGATCGACCGCGTGGCCGCGGCCGGCCCCTGGGAGACGGTCGTCGACGTCGGCGGAGCGACCCTCGCCGACCTCGAGGCCGAGTACGCGCTCTGCAAACCCAATCACGAGGAGCTCGCGGCGGCGACGGGATGGCGAGTGGACGACGTGCAATCGGCGATCGCGGCCGCTGAGGAGCTTCAGACGGCCGGGTTCGACCGCGTCGTCGCCTCGCTGGGCGCCGACGGCGCGATCATGGCGACGCCCGACCGGACGCTGCACGCGCCGGCGGCGGACGTCGAGGTGGTCGACACCGTGGGCGCGGGAGACGCCCTCCTGTCGGGCGTGCTCGCCGCTCGCGCCCGTCAGGAGTCGGACGCGGTCGCGCTCAGATCGGGCGTCGCCGTCGCCTCCCGCGTGGTCTCGGTGTCGGGGACGCGAGCGCCGCCGTTTACGGGATTCCGGGACGAACGCGAGTCGATCAGCGTCTCCGCGTACTGA
- a CDS encoding glycoside hydrolase family 3 N-terminal domain-containing protein gives MMEDDRSRSDARLTRRTALKTGALASTSLLFGTVGAGSVAAGEDDPASIVEEMTLEEKVSRTHGADGGPEGIAGYLQGVERLDVPGMGMADSPTGVVAAEPATDFPHPIAAASTFDPTLIESEGRAIAREAKALDVSVLLGPSMDTFRVPLHSRAGETYGEDPYLASRMAAAYTGAVQSEGVVATLKHFVAYNQTRSTGDVYDYYSTSEHDVRVGERALREIYLPPFEAGVTEGDAGAVMPAYNRINGTFSSEHPKLLTDVLRDEWGFDGFVVSDWGGTHSTVDAAEAGLDVEMPSAEYFGETLAEAVEAGDLDESVVDQMVRRTLRSQAEIGALEGDRIGSEPAHGTDEHFDLAERMAEEGTVLLQNEDDVLPLDEAEIDDIALVGPSPEEFENSVGGSDAVPAIRRRGPVAGIEEVVGTEVDVTAVETDRRELIEADDGFASEYYDGDDVDGEPTETGSVSAVDFDGDAGAAVWEGTVTAPESGSFGFALTSQGESTLFVDGDVVTENLGGGFAGPNTVRTAVDLEEGVEYDVRVEAVGGSPVRLEWNPPAALDDAVAAAGDADVAVVLAQSNTTYGDDRVQFALPSNQNALVERVADANDETVVLLNTESPVAMPWVDSVPSILQLWFPGQEAGTAVANLLFGRVTPSGKSPVTFARDLEDYLPGEIDVVPNDARAYPGVDGTVHYDEGVFVGYRHFDERDIEPLFPFGHGESYAEFAYSDLELAADDDGLDVSLTVANDGDCDGREAVQLYVSDVDASVDRPQRELAAIEKVSVTAGESERVTLRVDRDDLAFYDADDGEWVVEPGAFDVAVGRSSRDLRLEGSFEVDDELAIVTENETDGTDDEDGVDDEEDSNETDETNETDEAGGDTGADDGTPGFGVPAGIAGTIGGILTAGRFVADADAGATDDR, from the coding sequence ATGATGGAGGATGATCGATCGCGTTCGGACGCGCGACTTACCCGACGAACCGCACTGAAAACCGGCGCCCTGGCATCGACGAGCCTGTTATTCGGGACGGTCGGTGCAGGGAGTGTCGCGGCCGGTGAGGACGACCCAGCATCGATCGTCGAGGAGATGACGCTCGAGGAGAAGGTGAGTCGGACCCATGGCGCCGACGGCGGTCCGGAGGGGATCGCCGGCTATCTGCAGGGCGTCGAACGGCTCGACGTCCCGGGAATGGGGATGGCGGACTCGCCGACCGGGGTCGTCGCCGCCGAGCCCGCGACGGACTTTCCGCATCCGATCGCGGCGGCGTCGACGTTCGATCCGACGCTGATCGAATCGGAGGGGAGAGCGATCGCCCGCGAGGCGAAGGCCCTCGACGTCTCGGTGCTCCTCGGGCCGTCGATGGATACCTTCAGAGTCCCGCTGCACAGCCGCGCCGGCGAGACCTACGGCGAGGACCCGTACCTCGCCTCGAGGATGGCCGCGGCGTACACCGGCGCCGTGCAGTCGGAGGGGGTCGTCGCGACGCTGAAACACTTCGTCGCGTACAACCAGACGCGGTCGACGGGGGACGTCTACGACTACTATTCGACGTCGGAACACGACGTGCGCGTCGGCGAACGGGCGCTCCGCGAGATCTACCTCCCGCCGTTCGAGGCCGGCGTCACGGAGGGGGACGCCGGTGCGGTCATGCCGGCGTACAACCGGATCAACGGGACGTTCTCCTCGGAACACCCGAAACTGCTGACCGACGTGCTCAGAGACGAGTGGGGATTCGACGGGTTCGTCGTTTCGGACTGGGGAGGCACCCACAGCACGGTCGACGCCGCCGAGGCCGGTCTGGACGTGGAGATGCCGAGCGCGGAGTACTTCGGAGAGACGCTAGCCGAGGCCGTGGAAGCCGGCGACCTCGACGAGTCCGTCGTTGACCAGATGGTCCGTCGCACGCTGCGGTCGCAGGCCGAAATCGGCGCGCTCGAGGGCGACCGGATCGGGAGCGAGCCCGCCCACGGGACCGACGAGCACTTCGACCTCGCCGAGCGGATGGCCGAGGAGGGGACGGTGCTCCTGCAAAACGAGGACGACGTCCTCCCGCTGGACGAGGCCGAGATCGACGACATCGCGCTCGTCGGGCCGTCCCCGGAGGAGTTCGAGAACAGCGTCGGCGGGAGCGACGCCGTCCCAGCTATCCGCCGTCGCGGGCCCGTCGCGGGGATCGAGGAGGTCGTCGGGACGGAGGTCGACGTGACGGCCGTCGAGACGGACCGTCGAGAGCTCATCGAAGCCGACGACGGGTTCGCCTCCGAGTACTACGACGGCGACGACGTCGACGGCGAACCGACCGAGACCGGATCGGTCTCGGCCGTCGACTTCGACGGCGACGCCGGGGCCGCCGTCTGGGAAGGGACGGTAACCGCACCCGAGTCGGGCTCGTTCGGATTCGCGCTCACCAGCCAGGGGGAGAGTACCCTCTTCGTCGACGGTGACGTCGTGACGGAGAACCTGGGCGGCGGGTTCGCCGGTCCGAACACCGTCCGGACCGCGGTCGACCTCGAGGAAGGGGTCGAATACGACGTCCGCGTCGAAGCGGTCGGCGGCTCGCCCGTCCGGCTCGAGTGGAACCCGCCCGCCGCCCTCGACGACGCGGTCGCGGCCGCCGGCGACGCGGACGTGGCCGTCGTTCTCGCGCAGTCGAACACCACCTACGGCGACGACCGCGTGCAGTTCGCGCTCCCGAGCAACCAGAACGCGCTCGTCGAGCGGGTCGCCGACGCGAACGACGAGACCGTCGTCCTCCTCAACACCGAATCGCCGGTCGCGATGCCGTGGGTCGATTCGGTCCCGTCGATCCTCCAGCTCTGGTTCCCCGGTCAGGAGGCCGGAACGGCCGTCGCGAACCTCCTGTTCGGACGCGTGACGCCGTCCGGAAAGTCGCCCGTAACGTTCGCGCGTGACCTCGAGGACTACCTTCCGGGCGAGATCGACGTCGTCCCCAACGACGCGCGGGCGTACCCCGGCGTCGACGGGACGGTGCACTACGACGAGGGCGTCTTCGTCGGCTACCGTCACTTCGACGAACGCGACATCGAGCCGCTGTTCCCCTTCGGCCACGGCGAGTCGTACGCCGAGTTCGCGTACTCGGACCTCGAGCTGGCGGCGGACGACGACGGCCTCGACGTCTCCCTCACCGTCGCAAACGACGGCGACTGCGACGGGAGAGAGGCCGTCCAGCTGTACGTCAGTGACGTCGACGCGAGCGTCGACCGCCCGCAGCGAGAGCTCGCCGCGATCGAGAAGGTCTCCGTGACCGCCGGCGAGAGCGAGCGAGTGACGCTCCGCGTCGACCGCGACGATCTCGCGTTCTACGACGCGGACGACGGCGAGTGGGTCGTCGAACCCGGAGCCTTCGACGTCGCCGTCGGCCGATCGTCTCGCGATCTCCGTCTCGAGGGCTCCTTCGAGGTCGACGACGAGTTGGCGATCGTCACCGAGAACGAAACGGACGGGACGGACGACGAGGACGGCGTGGATGACGAGGAGGATTCAAACGAGACGGACGAGACGAACGAGACGGACGAAGCCGGCGGCGATACCGGTGCAGACGACGGCACCCCCGGCTTCGGCGTCCCGGCCGGAATCGCGGGAACGATCGGCGGAATACTGACTGCCGGGCGATTCGTCGCGGACGCCGACGCGGGAGCCACTGACGACCGATAG
- the leuB gene encoding 3-isopropylmalate dehydrogenase, whose product MTHEIAVIPGDGIGQEVTPAAVEVLEALEIDFEFVEADAGDAVKEETGEALPQETYDLAASADATLFGAAGETAADVILPLRTAVDSFVNIRPAKAYPGIDAVRPETDLVFLRENTEGVYSGIEDRLTRDVSTLTRVVTESASERLAEFACDYVSGDEHDGFTIAHKANVMRETDGLFRDTVKSVADENGVETDEVLMDAFATRVCLDPEQFDVVVCPNLAGDVLSDLAAGLVGGLGLLPSANVGPERGLFEPVHGTAPDIAGEGVANPAATIISAAMLLEYLGYDEESEAVHAAVEDTLENGPRTPDLGGDASTEDVTEAIIERL is encoded by the coding sequence ATGACTCACGAAATCGCCGTCATCCCGGGCGACGGAATCGGGCAGGAAGTCACCCCCGCCGCGGTCGAAGTCCTCGAGGCCCTCGAGATCGACTTCGAGTTCGTCGAGGCGGACGCGGGCGACGCAGTGAAGGAGGAGACGGGCGAGGCGCTCCCCCAGGAGACCTACGATCTGGCGGCGTCGGCCGACGCGACGCTGTTCGGCGCGGCCGGCGAGACCGCGGCCGACGTGATCCTGCCGCTCCGGACGGCGGTCGACTCGTTCGTCAACATTCGACCCGCCAAGGCGTACCCGGGTATCGACGCCGTCCGACCCGAGACGGATCTGGTCTTCCTCCGCGAGAACACGGAGGGCGTCTACTCGGGAATCGAGGACCGACTGACTCGGGACGTCTCGACGCTCACTCGCGTCGTCACCGAGTCCGCTTCGGAGCGACTCGCCGAGTTCGCCTGCGACTACGTCTCGGGCGACGAGCACGACGGCTTCACGATCGCCCACAAGGCCAACGTCATGCGCGAGACGGACGGCCTCTTCCGCGACACCGTCAAATCCGTCGCCGACGAGAACGGCGTCGAGACCGACGAGGTGCTGATGGACGCCTTCGCGACGCGGGTCTGTCTCGACCCCGAGCAGTTCGACGTCGTCGTCTGCCCGAACCTCGCGGGCGACGTGCTCTCCGATCTGGCCGCGGGCCTCGTCGGCGGTCTCGGCCTCCTGCCCTCGGCCAACGTCGGCCCCGAGCGCGGCCTGTTCGAACCCGTCCACGGCACCGCGCCCGACATCGCCGGCGAGGGCGTCGCGAACCCGGCCGCGACGATCATCTCCGCCGCGATGCTGCTCGAGTATCTCGGCTACGACGAGGAGAGCGAGGCCGTCCACGCTGCCGTCGAGGACACGCTCGAGAACGGCCCCCGGACGCCGGATCTGGGCGGCGACGCCTCGACCGAGGACGTGACCGAGGCGATCATCGAACGACTCTAG
- a CDS encoding fructose PTS transporter subunit IIA yields MTVSEPAIDAVLTRELITLEEPPAEKAAAIEFLLDLAVDAGRVDDREAALEALLAREEETTTGVGMGIGIPHAKTDAVAEPTIAFARSSAGIDFDAMDDQPATLLFMLLVPAEGGEDHLELLSSLSRALMHDDVRERLHEAESKAAIEETITEAVA; encoded by the coding sequence ATGACTGTGTCCGAACCCGCAATCGACGCCGTACTGACCCGCGAACTGATCACGCTCGAGGAACCGCCCGCAGAGAAGGCGGCCGCGATCGAGTTCCTGCTCGACCTCGCGGTCGACGCCGGCCGCGTCGACGACCGCGAGGCGGCCCTCGAGGCACTACTCGCCCGCGAGGAGGAGACGACGACCGGCGTCGGCATGGGAATCGGCATCCCGCACGCGAAGACCGACGCGGTCGCCGAGCCGACGATCGCCTTCGCCCGCTCCTCGGCCGGCATCGACTTCGACGCGATGGACGACCAGCCGGCGACGCTGCTGTTCATGCTGCTCGTCCCCGCCGAGGGCGGTGAGGACCACCTCGAACTCCTGAGTTCGCTCTCGCGGGCCCTGATGCACGACGACGTCCGCGAGCGCCTCCACGAGGCCGAGTCGAAGGCGGCGATCGAGGAGACGATCACGGAGGCGGTCGCGTGA
- a CDS encoding PTS fructose transporter subunit IIC: MENDVESRLRAHLLSVKEDLMTGVSFMIPFVTIGGIFLALAFMVAELPGTAGSTETVFEETGSLAWYLAQIGDLGLTIMIPVLGGYIAYAVADKPGLAPGFILSWVIQQEAVIEAAGLVIGFEADGAVAGFLGAIVAGLLAGYVARWMKGWSVPSVVAQMMPILIIPVFTTLLLAPVVILGLGVPIAILDDALTSALEGMQGSNALLLGAILGGMMAVDMGGPINKVAYVFGTVLVADQIFAPMAAVMIGGMVPPLGLALSNFIAPEKYSAEMYENAKAAVPLGLAFITEGAIPYAAADPLRVIPSAVLGSATAGAAALWFGVTMPAPHGGLFVVILSNSALLFLACIALGTIVTATVATLIKPDYHERVAGAEPAKSATDASQTNAGQTND, translated from the coding sequence ATGGAAAACGATGTAGAATCACGACTCCGCGCCCATCTCCTCTCGGTCAAGGAGGACCTGATGACGGGCGTGTCGTTCATGATCCCGTTCGTGACGATCGGCGGGATCTTCCTCGCGCTCGCGTTCATGGTCGCGGAATTACCGGGAACGGCCGGTAGTACCGAGACGGTGTTCGAGGAGACGGGCTCGCTCGCGTGGTACCTGGCCCAGATCGGCGACCTCGGGCTGACGATCATGATCCCCGTGCTGGGCGGTTACATCGCGTACGCGGTCGCGGACAAACCCGGACTCGCACCCGGCTTCATCCTCTCGTGGGTGATCCAGCAGGAAGCGGTCATCGAGGCCGCCGGGCTGGTCATCGGCTTCGAGGCCGACGGGGCGGTCGCCGGCTTCCTCGGGGCGATCGTCGCCGGCCTGCTCGCGGGCTACGTCGCCCGCTGGATGAAGGGCTGGTCGGTGCCGTCGGTCGTCGCACAGATGATGCCGATCCTCATCATCCCCGTCTTCACGACGCTACTGCTCGCCCCGGTCGTCATCCTCGGTCTCGGGGTCCCGATCGCCATCCTCGACGACGCGCTGACGTCCGCGCTCGAGGGCATGCAGGGGTCGAACGCCCTCCTGCTCGGGGCGATCCTCGGCGGGATGATGGCGGTCGACATGGGCGGCCCGATCAACAAGGTCGCCTACGTGTTCGGGACCGTCCTCGTCGCGGACCAGATCTTCGCGCCGATGGCCGCCGTGATGATCGGCGGGATGGTCCCACCGCTGGGCCTCGCGCTCTCGAACTTCATCGCGCCCGAGAAGTACTCCGCGGAGATGTACGAGAACGCGAAGGCGGCCGTTCCGCTCGGCCTCGCGTTCATCACGGAGGGGGCGATCCCCTACGCCGCCGCCGATCCGCTCCGGGTCATCCCGTCGGCCGTCCTCGGCAGCGCGACGGCCGGCGCGGCCGCGCTCTGGTTCGGCGTGACGATGCCGGCGCCCCACGGCGGTCTCTTCGTCGTGATCCTCTCGAACAGCGCGCTGCTGTTCCTCGCCTGCATCGCGCTCGGTACGATCGTCACGGCGACGGTCGCCACGCTGATCAAGCCCGACTACCACGAGCGCGTCGCCGGCGCCGAACCCGCGAAGTCCGCGACCGACGCGAGCCAGACGAACGCAGGACAGACGAACGACTGA
- the ptsP gene encoding phosphoenolpyruvate--protein phosphotransferase produces MAANESAPRSHEGTGVTPLSGVGSAVWYDPNADLELEAPPAAEAVDPDAERERFADARDRARAELERERERTAERVGEEEAAVFDAHKQFVDDPQITDGVEAAIDDGLPAEHAVEDAFEDPIAQFEGMDGRMAERADDLRDVRDRLLRLLTDADRVDLASLSTGSILLAERLTPSDTAQLDPDRVAGFATVEGGRTSHAAIFARSLGIPAVVGVGDDLESIDGGADVLVDGEDGAVIADPTPDQRERAAGGRDVDVREEPVETADGRSVEVAANVGTLAELEGAVAQGADGIGLFRTEFLFLDREAPPDEDEQFEVYREALAAFPEGRVVVRTLDVGGDKPIPYLETPDAENPFLGQRGIRRSLGPDADLFETQLRALLRAAAAEPGTLSVMFPMVATVPELEAALETVESVAADLDSAGVEYETPELGVMIETPSAAFTAEELAERVDFLSIGTNDLTQYVMAAARENERVADLRDPCEPAVLRAIERTVAAAAAGDAWVGMCGEMAGDPDLTPLLVGLGLDELSMSAVTIPEVKAAIADLETDDAESLANRATDAATRTTVSEHVNTTTDQ; encoded by the coding sequence ATGGCCGCCAACGAGTCCGCACCGCGATCGCACGAGGGAACCGGCGTCACGCCGCTGTCCGGCGTCGGCAGCGCCGTCTGGTACGATCCGAACGCCGACCTCGAACTCGAGGCGCCGCCGGCGGCCGAGGCCGTCGATCCGGACGCCGAACGCGAGCGGTTCGCGGACGCCCGCGACCGCGCCCGAGCGGAACTCGAGCGCGAGCGCGAGCGGACCGCCGAGCGCGTCGGCGAGGAGGAGGCCGCGGTGTTCGACGCCCACAAGCAGTTCGTCGACGATCCGCAGATCACCGACGGCGTGGAGGCGGCCATCGACGACGGCCTGCCCGCCGAACACGCGGTCGAGGACGCCTTCGAGGACCCCATCGCGCAGTTCGAGGGGATGGACGGCCGGATGGCCGAGCGCGCCGACGATCTCCGCGACGTCCGGGACCGACTGCTGCGGCTGCTCACCGACGCGGATCGCGTCGACCTCGCCTCGCTGTCGACCGGCTCGATCCTGCTCGCCGAGCGGCTGACGCCCAGCGACACCGCCCAGCTCGATCCCGACCGCGTCGCCGGCTTCGCGACGGTCGAGGGCGGCCGGACCTCTCACGCCGCGATCTTCGCCCGTTCGCTGGGGATCCCCGCCGTCGTCGGCGTCGGCGACGACCTCGAGTCGATCGACGGCGGCGCCGACGTGCTGGTCGACGGGGAGGACGGCGCGGTGATCGCCGATCCGACGCCCGACCAGCGCGAACGCGCGGCCGGCGGCCGCGACGTCGACGTTCGCGAGGAGCCGGTCGAGACGGCCGACGGACGCTCCGTCGAGGTCGCCGCCAACGTCGGCACCCTCGCGGAACTCGAGGGCGCCGTCGCGCAGGGCGCGGACGGGATCGGCCTCTTCCGAACCGAGTTCCTCTTTCTCGACCGCGAGGCGCCGCCCGACGAGGACGAGCAGTTCGAGGTCTACCGCGAGGCGCTCGCGGCGTTTCCCGAGGGCCGAGTCGTCGTGCGGACGCTCGACGTCGGCGGCGACAAACCGATCCCCTACCTCGAGACCCCCGACGCGGAGAACCCGTTCCTCGGCCAGCGAGGGATCCGACGCTCGCTCGGCCCGGACGCCGACCTCTTCGAGACGCAGCTCCGTGCACTGTTGCGGGCGGCCGCCGCCGAGCCGGGGACCCTCTCGGTGATGTTCCCGATGGTGGCGACCGTGCCGGAGCTCGAGGCGGCCCTCGAGACGGTCGAGAGCGTCGCCGCCGACCTCGACTCGGCGGGCGTCGAGTACGAGACGCCGGAACTGGGCGTGATGATCGAGACGCCCAGCGCCGCCTTTACGGCCGAGGAACTGGCCGAGCGCGTCGACTTCCTCAGCATCGGCACGAACGACCTCACCCAGTACGTGATGGCCGCCGCCCGGGAGAACGAGCGCGTCGCCGACCTCCGCGATCCCTGCGAGCCGGCGGTCCTCCGCGCGATCGAGCGCACCGTCGCGGCCGCGGCGGCCGGCGACGCCTGGGTCGGCATGTGCGGCGAGATGGCCGGCGACCCCGACCTGACGCCGCTGCTGGTCGGGCTGGGGCTCGACGAACTCAGCATGAGCGCCGTGACGATCCCCGAAGTGAAGGCCGCGATCGCCGACCTCGAGACCGACGACGCCGAGTCGCTCGCGAACCGGGCGACGGACGCGGCCACGAGAACGACCGTTTCCGAGCACGTCAACACCACCACAGACCAATGA
- the leuD gene encoding 3-isopropylmalate dehydratase small subunit, with the protein MSDEVEIPEVNYVSGSGVPIRGNDIDTDQIIPARFMKVVTFDGLGEFAFFDVRFDDDDNPKDHPMNEERFQDSSVMVVNSNFGCGSSREHAPQALMRWGIDAIIGESFAEIFAGNCLALGIPTVTADSETIQDLQDWVDEHPDGEIDIDVEAEEVTYGGQTIDVTVDDAQRKALVEGVWDTTALMKSNAGAVAELARELPYVDDAAIPEAE; encoded by the coding sequence GTGAGCGACGAAGTCGAGATTCCGGAAGTGAACTACGTCTCCGGCTCGGGCGTCCCGATTCGGGGCAACGACATCGACACCGACCAGATCATCCCGGCGCGGTTCATGAAGGTCGTCACCTTCGACGGACTGGGCGAGTTCGCGTTCTTCGACGTCCGGTTCGACGACGACGACAACCCCAAGGACCACCCGATGAACGAGGAGCGCTTCCAGGACTCCTCGGTGATGGTCGTCAACAGCAACTTCGGCTGTGGCTCCTCGCGCGAGCACGCGCCCCAGGCCCTGATGCGCTGGGGCATCGACGCGATCATCGGCGAGAGCTTCGCCGAGATCTTCGCCGGCAACTGTCTGGCCCTCGGCATCCCGACCGTCACGGCCGACAGCGAGACGATCCAGGACCTGCAGGACTGGGTCGACGAGCACCCCGACGGCGAGATCGACATCGACGTCGAGGCCGAGGAGGTCACCTACGGCGGGCAGACGATCGACGTCACCGTCGACGACGCCCAGCGCAAGGCCCTCGTTGAGGGCGTCTGGGACACGACGGCGCTGATGAAGTCCAACGCCGGCGCGGTCGCCGAGTTGGCCCGGGAACTGCCGTACGTCGACGACGCGGCGATCCCCGAAGCCGAGTAA
- the glpR gene encoding HTH-type transcriptional regulator GlpR has translation MLPEQRKRTIVELVSDRDGCSVEELAAELDVSKATIRRDLDDLEEERLVERSHGGAVPVTAVGREETYVQKEVQNLEAKAAIGERAATEIHDGQVVFFDSGTTTMQVAKRSPADTAFIPVTNSPLLALELGKNADDVKLTGGTLRHRTRALVGPSAEAFMDRTNFDLLFLGTNGVTGDGSLTTPNEDEARMKELMVEGAERVVLVTDETKFGEQSFIQFASLDDVDVLVTDAEPTGEVAEACAAADVTVGVEVPDDR, from the coding sequence ATGTTACCCGAACAGCGCAAACGGACGATCGTCGAGCTCGTGTCGGACCGGGACGGCTGCTCCGTCGAGGAACTGGCCGCCGAACTCGACGTCTCGAAGGCGACGATCCGGCGGGACCTGGACGATCTCGAGGAGGAACGCCTCGTCGAGCGGTCCCACGGCGGCGCCGTCCCGGTGACGGCGGTCGGACGCGAGGAGACGTACGTCCAGAAGGAAGTCCAGAACCTCGAGGCGAAGGCCGCGATCGGCGAGCGCGCCGCGACCGAGATCCACGACGGCCAGGTCGTCTTCTTCGATTCGGGGACGACGACGATGCAGGTCGCGAAGCGATCGCCGGCCGACACGGCGTTCATTCCGGTGACGAACTCGCCGCTGCTGGCCCTCGAGCTCGGGAAGAACGCCGACGACGTCAAACTCACCGGCGGGACGCTTCGCCACCGGACGCGGGCGCTCGTCGGCCCGAGCGCGGAGGCGTTCATGGACCGGACGAACTTCGATCTGCTCTTTCTGGGGACCAACGGCGTCACCGGCGACGGGAGTCTGACGACGCCGAACGAGGACGAAGCCCGAATGAAGGAGCTGATGGTCGAGGGGGCCGAGCGGGTCGTCCTCGTCACGGACGAGACCAAGTTCGGCGAACAGAGCTTTATCCAGTTCGCGTCGCTCGACGACGTGGACGTGCTGGTGACCGACGCCGAGCCGACCGGCGAGGTCGCGGAGGCCTGTGCGGCGGCCGACGTGACCGTCGGCGTGGAGGTGCCGGATGATCGCTAG
- a CDS encoding EamA family transporter, with protein MSRNRDIAMFLSLAVLWGFSFPAISVGLESLPPLLFAAARYDIAAVLLLAAAVVRVERWRPTARNDLAAVAGGGVFLIAGNGLLFLGQQTVPSGVAAILQGLVPILTALWAIPLLGERLTGLGAVGAAVGFLGVGLVVQPDPGNLLAGDTAARLLIVGQVCSVALGGVLIQRAGPTLEQLPLVGWSMLVGGLVLHTVSLGTGESLGAAVIGPVSLTALLYLGVFATALAFMLYFTILEEHGAFEAALIGYLVPIVATIAGVVLLDESVGSLTVAGFALVAVGFALLKRRTIADAVGLSSGVGSP; from the coding sequence ATGTCTCGGAACCGCGATATCGCGATGTTTCTGTCCTTGGCCGTCCTGTGGGGATTCTCCTTTCCGGCGATTTCGGTCGGCCTCGAGTCGCTCCCGCCGTTGCTCTTCGCGGCGGCTCGGTACGATATCGCAGCGGTCCTGCTGCTGGCCGCGGCCGTCGTCCGGGTCGAGCGGTGGCGCCCGACCGCACGGAACGATCTGGCGGCCGTCGCGGGCGGCGGCGTCTTCCTCATCGCCGGCAACGGCCTCCTCTTCCTGGGCCAGCAGACGGTCCCCAGCGGCGTCGCCGCGATCCTGCAGGGACTGGTCCCGATCCTGACCGCGCTGTGGGCGATTCCGCTGCTGGGCGAGCGGCTCACGGGGCTCGGAGCCGTCGGCGCCGCCGTGGGCTTTCTCGGCGTCGGACTGGTCGTTCAGCCCGATCCCGGTAATCTACTGGCGGGCGACACCGCCGCGCGGCTGCTCATCGTCGGCCAGGTGTGCAGCGTCGCGCTCGGCGGCGTCCTCATCCAGCGGGCCGGCCCGACGCTCGAGCAGCTCCCGCTGGTCGGCTGGTCGATGCTCGTCGGGGGCCTCGTCCTGCACACCGTGAGCCTCGGTACCGGCGAGTCGCTCGGCGCCGCCGTGATCGGTCCCGTCTCGCTGACCGCCCTGCTCTACCTCGGCGTCTTCGCGACCGCCCTCGCCTTCATGCTCTACTTCACGATCCTCGAGGAACACGGCGCGTTCGAGGCGGCGCTGATCGGCTACCTGGTGCCGATCGTCGCGACGATCGCCGGCGTCGTCCTGCTCGACGAGTCGGTCGGCTCGCTGACGGTCGCCGGCTTCGCGCTGGTCGCCGTCGGCTTCGCCCTGCTCAAGCGCCGAACCATCGCCGACGCGGTGGGGCTCTCGAGCGGCGTCGGCAGTCCGTGA